A genomic segment from Actinomadura hallensis encodes:
- a CDS encoding UDP-N-acetylmuramoyl-L-alanyl-D-glutamate--2,6-diaminopimelate ligase produces the protein MRPTTNPARPLNGLAALLGIDQTGWDAVSATGITHDSRSVRRGDVYAALPGARAHGARFAAQAAEAGAAAILTDPDGYDRAAATGLPVLVVPDVRARLGEAAAWVYGEPGRDITLIGVTGTSGKTTTVFLVDAGLRAAGIETGLVGGVEIRVAGDRVPSELTTPEATDLHALMAVMRERGVGAASMEVSSHALVQGRVGGAVFEVAVFTNLSQDHLDYHPTMKDYFLAKARLFTPEYSRVGVVNLDDHHGRELLDIATVPLTTFSASGDPAADWRAEDVRVGADGSVFRVVGPGGIEADGEVRLAGPFNVANALAAIVALVEAGIPLQTAVAGVASLPGVPGRLERVDEGQDFVTLVDYSHKPGAVEAVLNALRPVTENRLAIVLGCGGDRDRGKRPLMGEAAARLADAAYFTSDNPRSEDPLAILAAMVEGGLKVPQPERAHVVMEPDRAAAIDLAVARARRGDVLVIAGKGHEQGQNVAGEVLPFDDREVVRDALRRHVKGTRGDGTQA, from the coding sequence ATGCGTCCCACCACCAACCCGGCCCGGCCGCTGAACGGACTCGCGGCGCTCCTCGGCATCGACCAGACCGGCTGGGACGCGGTCTCGGCGACGGGCATCACGCACGACTCGCGGTCCGTCCGCCGCGGCGACGTCTACGCGGCCCTGCCCGGCGCCCGCGCGCACGGCGCCCGGTTCGCCGCGCAGGCCGCGGAGGCCGGCGCCGCCGCGATCCTCACCGACCCCGACGGGTACGACCGGGCCGCGGCGACGGGCCTGCCGGTGCTGGTCGTGCCCGACGTGCGCGCCCGGCTCGGCGAGGCGGCGGCCTGGGTGTACGGGGAGCCGGGGCGCGACATCACCCTCATCGGCGTCACCGGGACCAGCGGCAAGACCACCACCGTGTTCCTGGTGGACGCGGGCCTGCGGGCCGCCGGCATCGAGACCGGCCTGGTCGGCGGCGTCGAGATCCGGGTGGCGGGCGACCGGGTGCCGAGCGAGCTGACCACCCCGGAGGCCACCGACCTGCACGCGCTGATGGCGGTGATGCGGGAGCGGGGCGTCGGGGCCGCGTCGATGGAGGTCTCCAGTCACGCCCTGGTGCAGGGCCGGGTCGGCGGCGCGGTGTTCGAGGTCGCGGTGTTCACGAACCTGTCCCAGGACCACCTGGACTACCACCCGACCATGAAGGACTACTTCCTCGCGAAGGCCCGGCTGTTCACCCCCGAGTACTCCCGCGTCGGCGTCGTCAACCTCGACGACCACCACGGCCGCGAGCTGCTCGACATCGCCACGGTGCCGCTGACGACGTTCTCCGCCTCGGGGGACCCGGCGGCCGACTGGCGCGCGGAGGACGTCCGCGTCGGCGCCGACGGCAGCGTGTTCCGCGTCGTCGGCCCCGGCGGGATCGAGGCCGACGGCGAGGTCCGGCTCGCGGGGCCGTTCAACGTCGCCAACGCGCTCGCCGCGATCGTCGCGCTGGTCGAGGCCGGGATCCCGCTGCAGACCGCGGTCGCCGGGGTCGCGTCGCTGCCCGGCGTCCCCGGCCGGCTGGAACGGGTCGACGAGGGCCAGGACTTCGTCACGCTGGTCGACTACTCCCACAAGCCCGGCGCGGTCGAGGCCGTCCTGAACGCCCTGCGGCCCGTCACCGAGAACCGGCTCGCCATCGTGCTCGGCTGCGGCGGCGACCGCGACCGGGGCAAGCGCCCCCTGATGGGCGAGGCCGCCGCACGGCTGGCCGACGCCGCGTACTTCACGAGCGACAACCCGAGGTCGGAAGATCCGCTCGCGATCCTCGCCGCTATGGTCGAGGGCGGGCTGAAGGTGCCGCAGCCGGAGCGGGCCCACGTCGTGATGGAGCCCGACCGGGCCGCCGCGATCGACCTCGCCGTCGCCCGGGCCCGCCGCGGCGACGTCCTGGTGATCGCGGGCAAGGGCCACGAGCAGGGCCAGAACGTCGCGGGAGAGGTACTGCCGTTCGACGACCGGGAGGTCGTCCGCGACGCGCTCCGGCGCCATGTGAAGGGGACAAGAGGGGACGGGACGCAGGCGTGA
- a CDS encoding peptidoglycan D,D-transpeptidase FtsI family protein encodes MTKPPGRGTAGPPPGRRRGSDGRGRRGSARDAGHGPGAARASGRRAGDSPRPAGGRARTETGAGGASAKRKRRTGAEPRKTSPGSAAARGSAGGGPRGPRSGGPGRRPPGRGPGVRIPFRRRDPLKRLNVMLLAVAFVLSLFAGRLVQLQTIESGVYTEQAIRQRLQKITLPAIRGDITDAQGHPLAMTVEARAVYADPSLIEPARRQPIVNALAPTLGLDPAALMKKISKSGTRFVYLAHGVPPDQARLITSWDFPGIGTLPEYRREYPNDSLAASVIGFVNATGRGAAGLESALDDLLAGQEGWQRVEISPEGQHIPMGEDQKRPSRPGRGVRLTLERDLQFKAQEAIEKQVKKSKAAGGSVIVMDPRTGEMLAMASAPGFDPNDYTASDKERWGSPLVQQAFEPGSTGKVVTAAAVMEKGGITPKTPFTVNDKIKKYDVVFRDSHPHPTKRLTFAGVLATSSNVGTIMASESVTEEQLYRTLRDFGFGEKTGLPLPGETPGLLKPPSQWSGTDRYPIAFGQTVSVNAVQMASVYATIANGGVRVAPTLVAGTVGEDDAFTPAPAPARKRVISEKTARQISDMLEGATTEEGTAPKAQIKGYRVAGKTGTAQIVNPRCGCYDGGGYTASFAGFAPADDPQLVVQVVLQDPKRGSHYGGDAAAPVFKDVMSFALQSEKIPPTGSRPPIVQIHARD; translated from the coding sequence GTGACGAAACCGCCGGGACGCGGGACGGCGGGCCCTCCGCCCGGCCGGAGACGCGGCTCGGACGGGCGCGGCCGCCGCGGCTCGGCGCGGGACGCGGGACACGGCCCGGGCGCGGCGCGCGCGTCCGGGCGCCGTGCCGGCGACTCCCCGCGCCCGGCGGGCGGGAGGGCCCGCACGGAGACCGGCGCGGGCGGCGCCTCCGCGAAGCGCAAGAGGCGGACCGGAGCCGAGCCGAGGAAGACGTCCCCGGGGAGCGCGGCGGCGCGGGGCTCCGCCGGCGGCGGACCGCGCGGGCCGCGCTCCGGCGGCCCGGGGCGGCGGCCTCCCGGCCGGGGGCCGGGCGTCCGCATCCCCTTCCGCCGCCGCGACCCGCTCAAGCGGCTGAACGTCATGCTGCTGGCCGTCGCCTTCGTGCTGTCGCTGTTCGCCGGGCGCCTCGTCCAGCTCCAGACGATCGAGTCCGGCGTGTACACGGAGCAGGCGATACGGCAGCGCCTGCAGAAGATCACGCTGCCCGCGATCCGCGGCGACATCACCGACGCGCAGGGGCACCCGCTCGCCATGACGGTGGAGGCGCGGGCCGTCTACGCCGACCCGTCGCTGATCGAGCCGGCCCGGCGGCAGCCGATCGTGAACGCGCTGGCGCCGACCCTCGGCCTGGACCCGGCGGCGCTGATGAAGAAGATCAGCAAGTCCGGCACCCGGTTCGTGTACCTGGCGCACGGCGTCCCGCCCGACCAGGCGCGGCTGATCACCTCGTGGGACTTCCCCGGCATCGGGACGCTCCCGGAGTACCGGCGCGAGTACCCCAACGATTCGCTGGCGGCGAGCGTCATAGGTTTCGTGAACGCCACGGGGAGGGGCGCCGCCGGGCTGGAGAGCGCGCTGGACGACCTGCTCGCGGGGCAGGAGGGATGGCAGCGGGTCGAGATCAGCCCGGAGGGCCAGCACATCCCCATGGGCGAGGACCAGAAGCGTCCCTCCAGGCCCGGCCGCGGGGTGCGGCTCACGCTGGAGCGCGACCTGCAGTTCAAGGCGCAGGAGGCCATCGAGAAGCAGGTCAAGAAGTCGAAGGCCGCCGGCGGCAGCGTCATCGTCATGGACCCGCGCACCGGGGAGATGCTCGCCATGGCGTCCGCGCCCGGATTCGACCCGAACGACTACACCGCGTCCGACAAGGAGCGGTGGGGCAGCCCGCTGGTGCAGCAGGCGTTCGAGCCCGGCAGCACCGGCAAGGTCGTCACCGCCGCGGCCGTGATGGAGAAGGGCGGCATCACCCCGAAGACGCCCTTCACCGTCAACGACAAGATCAAGAAGTACGACGTGGTGTTCCGCGACTCGCACCCGCACCCGACGAAGCGGCTCACGTTCGCCGGGGTGCTCGCCACGTCCAGCAACGTCGGCACCATCATGGCCAGCGAGAGCGTCACCGAGGAGCAGCTGTACCGGACGCTGCGCGACTTCGGGTTCGGGGAGAAGACCGGGCTGCCGCTGCCCGGCGAGACGCCCGGCCTGCTGAAGCCGCCGTCCCAGTGGTCGGGCACCGACCGGTACCCGATCGCGTTCGGGCAGACGGTGTCGGTGAACGCGGTGCAGATGGCCAGCGTGTACGCGACCATCGCCAACGGCGGGGTCCGCGTCGCGCCGACGCTCGTCGCCGGGACCGTCGGCGAGGACGACGCCTTCACCCCGGCGCCCGCGCCGGCGCGCAAGCGGGTCATCAGCGAGAAGACCGCCCGGCAGATCAGCGACATGCTCGAGGGCGCGACGACCGAGGAGGGGACGGCCCCCAAGGCACAGATCAAGGGGTACCGCGTCGCGGGCAAGACCGGCACCGCCCAGATCGTCAACCCCCGCTGCGGGTGCTACGACGGCGGCGGCTACACCGCGTCGTTCGCGGGCTTCGCGCCCGCCGACGATCCGCAGCTCGTGGTCCAGGTCGTCCTGCAGGACCCGAAGCGGGGCAGCCACTATGGTGGCGATGCGGCCGCTCCGGTCTTCAAGGACGTGATGAGCTTCGCCCTGCAGTCCGAGAAGATCCCGCCGACGGGGAGCCGGCCGCCGATCGTCCAGATCCACGCCCGAGACTGA
- the rsmH gene encoding 16S rRNA (cytosine(1402)-N(4))-methyltransferase RsmH — MDVGDHAAGAGHVPVMLGRVLELLVPAAEAVTGRPPVYLDATLGMGGHAEAMLRAVPELRLIGLDRDPAALERSERRLAPFGDRVTLEHAVYDQIPSVLRRHGVAEADAVLFDLGVSSPQLDETDRGFAYSHDAPLDMRMDPTQRLTAAEVVNGYPPAELARILREYGEERFAQRIASAIVRERERAPFESTRRLAELVRTSIPAATRRTGGNPAKRTFQALRIEVNGELDVLRRALPAALAALPVGGRIAVLSYHSLEDRITKQVLAAEAADTTPPDLPVPLPGHEPRFRLLTRGAELPSDEETTTNPRAGSVRLRAAERVREAT; from the coding sequence ATGGACGTGGGCGACCACGCGGCCGGGGCCGGTCACGTACCGGTCATGCTCGGTCGCGTCCTGGAGCTCCTCGTCCCCGCCGCGGAGGCCGTGACCGGCCGCCCGCCCGTCTACCTCGACGCCACGCTCGGCATGGGCGGGCACGCCGAGGCGATGCTGCGGGCCGTCCCGGAGCTGCGCCTGATCGGCCTCGACCGCGACCCCGCCGCGCTGGAGCGCTCCGAGCGCAGGCTCGCCCCTTTCGGCGACCGGGTGACGCTGGAGCACGCCGTCTACGACCAGATCCCCTCGGTCCTGCGCCGGCACGGCGTCGCCGAGGCGGACGCCGTCCTGTTCGACCTCGGCGTCTCCTCGCCGCAGCTCGACGAGACCGATCGCGGCTTCGCCTACTCCCACGACGCCCCCCTCGACATGCGGATGGACCCGACCCAGCGGCTCACCGCCGCCGAGGTCGTCAACGGGTACCCGCCCGCCGAGCTCGCCCGGATCCTGCGCGAGTACGGGGAGGAGCGCTTCGCCCAGCGCATCGCTTCGGCGATCGTCAGGGAACGCGAGCGCGCCCCGTTCGAGTCCACGCGCCGCCTCGCCGAACTGGTGCGCACCTCCATCCCGGCCGCGACGCGCCGCACCGGCGGCAACCCGGCCAAGCGCACCTTCCAGGCGCTGCGCATCGAGGTGAACGGCGAACTCGACGTCCTGCGCCGGGCGCTGCCCGCCGCGCTCGCGGCGCTCCCGGTCGGCGGCCGGATCGCCGTCCTGTCCTACCACTCCCTCGAGGACCGCATCACCAAGCAGGTCCTCGCCGCCGAGGCGGCCGACACGACGCCGCCGGACCTGCCCGTCCCGCTGCCCGGGCACGAGCCGCGATTCCGGCTCCTGACGCGCGGGGCGGAGCTGCCGTCCGACGAGGAGACCACGACCAACCCACGGGCCGGATCGGTGCGGCTGCGCGCCGCCGAGCGTGTCCGGGAGGCGACATGA
- the mraZ gene encoding division/cell wall cluster transcriptional repressor MraZ — translation MFLGTHSPRLDDKGRLFLPAKYREELSGGLVITKGQERCLYVFPMAEFQRITEALRAAPVTEKAVRSYSRVFFASASDEVPDKQGRITIPPPLRKYAGLTRDCAVIGANTRLEIWDAQAWEAYLEQEEQSFSDISEEVLPGIL, via the coding sequence GTGTTCCTCGGCACCCATTCCCCGCGCCTCGACGACAAGGGACGGCTGTTCCTGCCGGCGAAGTACCGCGAGGAGCTGTCGGGGGGATTGGTGATCACGAAGGGCCAGGAGCGCTGCCTGTACGTCTTCCCCATGGCGGAGTTCCAGCGGATTACCGAGGCTCTGCGTGCCGCGCCGGTCACCGAGAAGGCGGTACGGAGCTACAGCCGGGTCTTCTTCGCGAGCGCGTCCGACGAGGTCCCCGACAAGCAGGGGCGCATCACGATCCCGCCTCCGCTGCGCAAGTACGCGGGGCTCACCCGCGACTGCGCGGTGATCGGTGCCAACACGCGTCTGGAGATCTGGGACGCGCAGGCGTGGGAGGCCTATCTCGAGCAGGAGGAGCAGTCCTTCTCCGACATTTCGGAGGAGGTGTTGCCAGGGATCCTCTGA
- a CDS encoding AAA family ATPase: METDPPASRPASRSAAGRGGPGPGLDGLAEVANRIRDAVESVIEGKPSVVRLALTVLLAEGHLLIEDVPGVGKTMLAKALARSVDCSVRRIQFTPDLLPSDITGVSAYNQELREFEFKPGPVFANIVVGDEINRASPKTQSALLECMEERQVTVDGTTYPLEPPFMVISTQNPVEMEGTYALPEAQRDRFTARISMGYPDPAAEMDMLETHGEESPLDRLKPVAHAADVRDLIEVVRRQHVSTAVRQYAIDLVSATRSHPDLRLGASPRATLQLVRAARAYAALDDRDYVLPDDVQDLAVPVLAHRLLPTPEAQVERRRPEQVVTDLVERLPVPSPRK, from the coding sequence ATGGAGACCGACCCTCCGGCATCCCGCCCGGCCTCCCGCAGCGCAGCGGGCCGCGGGGGGCCGGGTCCGGGGCTCGACGGCCTCGCCGAGGTCGCGAACAGGATCAGGGACGCGGTCGAGTCGGTGATCGAGGGCAAGCCGTCGGTGGTGCGGCTCGCGCTGACGGTGCTGCTGGCCGAGGGGCACCTGCTCATCGAGGACGTGCCGGGGGTCGGCAAGACGATGCTCGCCAAGGCGCTCGCGCGCTCGGTCGACTGCTCGGTGCGGCGGATCCAGTTCACCCCCGACCTGCTGCCCAGCGACATCACCGGGGTCTCGGCCTACAACCAGGAGCTGCGCGAGTTCGAGTTCAAGCCCGGCCCGGTGTTCGCCAACATCGTCGTCGGCGACGAGATCAACCGCGCGTCCCCCAAGACGCAGTCGGCGCTGCTGGAGTGCATGGAGGAGCGGCAGGTCACGGTGGACGGCACCACCTACCCGCTGGAGCCGCCGTTCATGGTGATCTCGACGCAGAACCCGGTCGAGATGGAGGGCACCTACGCGCTGCCCGAGGCCCAGCGCGACCGCTTCACCGCGCGCATCTCGATGGGCTACCCCGACCCGGCCGCCGAGATGGACATGCTGGAGACCCACGGTGAGGAGTCGCCGCTCGACCGGCTGAAGCCCGTCGCGCACGCCGCCGACGTCCGCGACCTCATCGAGGTGGTCCGCAGGCAGCACGTGTCCACGGCGGTGCGGCAGTACGCGATCGACCTGGTCTCGGCGACCCGCAGCCACCCCGACCTGCGGCTCGGCGCCTCGCCGCGGGCGACGCTGCAGCTGGTGCGGGCCGCGCGGGCCTACGCGGCGCTCGACGACCGCGACTACGTCCTGCCCGACGACGTCCAGGACCTCGCCGTCCCCGTCCTCGCCCACCGGCTGCTGCCCACCCCCGAGGCGCAGGTGGAGCGGCGGCGCCCCGAGCAGGTCGTCACCGACCTGGTCGAGCGACTGCCCGTGCCGTCCCCCCGCAAGTGA
- a CDS encoding DUF58 domain-containing protein, whose amino-acid sequence MRRALAGLTTRGRSFVAAGATAVACAFALGERDLLRAGVLVLVLPLLCTLAVARTRYRLACARRLAPPRVQVGQESRVDLRLENVSRLPSGLLMVEDRVPYALGGRARFVLDRIEPHGKRELGYRIRSDVRGRYRVGPLTVRLADPFGMVELVRSFSLSDTLTVTPALVALPSEPLGGAWSGGGDSIAGAVSAAGEDDVTPREYRHGDDLRRVHWRSTARHGELMVRREEQHFRSSGTLFLDTRRRAHRGEGPAGSFEQAVSAAASIGVHLVRAGLSLRYVTDAGETLPAASADGGFEGLLLDRLAITRRSKDPSLTAGVAALRGRTGSAHDADGLVIAVFGVLTAEEARSVAAARRGAGTCVAVLVEGSGAAGRPDAAANGRANGRAGAAADARVPAETAAGLLRAAGWRVVTIRSAADLPGVWSRAARTGEDFVRDGS is encoded by the coding sequence GTGAGACGAGCGCTGGCCGGCCTCACCACCCGCGGGCGGTCCTTCGTGGCCGCCGGCGCGACCGCCGTCGCCTGCGCCTTCGCCCTCGGCGAGCGCGACCTGCTGCGCGCCGGGGTGCTCGTGCTCGTGCTGCCGCTGCTGTGCACGCTGGCGGTGGCCCGGACGCGCTACCGGCTGGCGTGCGCCCGGCGGCTGGCCCCGCCGCGGGTGCAGGTCGGCCAGGAGTCGCGCGTCGACCTGCGGCTGGAGAACGTGTCGCGGCTGCCGAGCGGGCTGCTCATGGTGGAGGACCGGGTGCCGTACGCGCTCGGCGGGCGGGCCCGGTTCGTCCTCGACCGGATCGAGCCGCACGGCAAGCGCGAGCTCGGCTACCGGATCCGCTCGGACGTGCGCGGACGCTACCGGGTGGGGCCGCTGACCGTGCGGCTGGCCGACCCGTTCGGGATGGTCGAGCTGGTCCGCTCGTTCAGCCTCTCCGACACGCTCACGGTGACGCCCGCGCTGGTGGCGCTGCCGTCGGAGCCGCTCGGCGGGGCGTGGAGCGGCGGCGGTGACAGCATCGCCGGCGCGGTCTCGGCCGCGGGCGAGGACGACGTGACCCCCCGCGAGTACCGGCACGGCGACGACCTCCGCCGCGTGCACTGGCGCTCCACCGCCCGGCACGGGGAGCTGATGGTGCGGCGGGAGGAGCAGCACTTCAGGAGCAGTGGGACGCTGTTCCTCGACACCCGCCGCCGCGCGCACCGGGGCGAGGGCCCCGCCGGCTCGTTCGAGCAGGCGGTGTCGGCCGCCGCGTCGATCGGGGTGCACCTCGTGCGGGCCGGGCTGAGCCTCCGCTACGTCACCGACGCGGGCGAGACGCTGCCGGCCGCGTCCGCGGACGGGGGATTCGAGGGGCTGCTGCTGGACAGGCTGGCGATCACGCGCAGGTCGAAGGACCCCTCGCTGACGGCGGGGGTGGCGGCACTGCGCGGCCGGACGGGCTCCGCGCACGACGCCGACGGACTGGTCATCGCGGTGTTCGGCGTCCTGACCGCCGAGGAGGCGCGCTCGGTCGCGGCGGCCCGCCGCGGCGCCGGGACGTGCGTCGCGGTCCTGGTGGAGGGCAGCGGGGCCGCCGGCCGCCCGGACGCGGCCGCGAACGGGCGCGCGAACGGCCGGGCGGGCGCCGCCGCGGACGCCCGCGTGCCCGCGGAGACGGCGGCGGGCCTGCTGCGCGCGGCCGGCTGGCGGGTGGTGACCATCCGGTCGGCCGCGGACCTGCCGGGGGTCTGGTCGCGGGCCGCCCGGACCGGCGAGGACTTCGTCAGGGACGGCTCATGA
- a CDS encoding transglutaminase TgpA family protein, translating into MRIRMTVMAGLATVAGSVGLYPLFEEHGWFAAGLGAVFAVACGGLLARRLRLPAPFNALFGLLALLVYLTVTYAADEAWLGFVPSPGSIAHLGALNEAGWAAANRYAAPVPLLPGISLMAAAGIGLVAVLVDLLAVRLRRTAPAGLPLLAMYSVPAAVRDDGVSWVAFGIGALGFLGLLMADAREQVAGWGRAVTTQRRQREVPLAGSRPRPEESAARLDATALAASGRRIGAVAVAVAVLAPAAVPGLTPRGFLDLGGGTGDGTQTVTTPDPLVSLKRELTRLDDSVVLTYRTDDRRGPDYLRLYALDRFDGDRWTYSPLQSSSRDRLNGDPLPPPPGLTVASAREVTTRVDVRPEVRNMTFLPVPYAPSQVSIKGDWRVHAPSLMIYSLRDSAGGRSYTVTSMRAEPTPAQLARAGIYPSEIVSRYTTVPRNIPRQVRQLAHDVTDGSSTALAQAVKLQRWFTRDGGFTYDLSAPAPQHGSDLVDFLLHSKRGYCEQFAASMALMARIIGIPSRVAMGYTPGSEVRPGEWVVRSRDAHAWPELYFQGTGWVRFEPTPSGVAGQGTADVPAYSLPQVTAGGGAEDLPESAPEASSPEDDGSASPSAAARQRDDAGPEGAAGVEEGDEGGFSAAPWLAGAALVALLMTVPMMLRALTRRRRWAALTAPRGPEDGAPPRRSPAGPPDEVSWTPAADPAEAAHAAWREMRADALDHGLEWRAGDSPRATARRLGELLELDPDGARALTRIARAEELARYSLSRSPEPPERLRADVRTVREAFAASVGRRARLRAKLLPPSTMAETRETLRSATDRAAELAARLNDLPGRLRRRG; encoded by the coding sequence ATGAGAATCCGCATGACGGTCATGGCGGGGCTGGCGACGGTCGCCGGCTCGGTCGGCCTGTACCCGCTGTTCGAGGAGCACGGCTGGTTCGCGGCGGGGCTCGGGGCGGTGTTCGCCGTCGCGTGCGGCGGGCTGCTGGCACGGCGGCTGCGGCTGCCCGCCCCGTTCAACGCGCTGTTCGGGCTCCTCGCGCTGCTGGTCTACCTCACCGTGACGTACGCGGCCGACGAGGCGTGGCTGGGGTTCGTCCCGTCGCCGGGGTCGATCGCGCATCTCGGCGCCCTCAACGAGGCGGGCTGGGCGGCCGCCAACCGGTACGCGGCGCCCGTCCCGCTGCTGCCGGGGATCTCGCTGATGGCCGCCGCCGGGATCGGGCTGGTCGCCGTCCTGGTCGACCTGCTGGCCGTGCGGCTGCGCCGCACCGCCCCCGCCGGGCTGCCGCTGCTGGCCATGTACAGCGTGCCCGCCGCGGTCCGCGACGACGGCGTCAGCTGGGTGGCGTTCGGCATCGGGGCGCTGGGGTTCCTCGGGCTGCTGATGGCCGACGCCCGCGAGCAGGTCGCCGGGTGGGGGCGCGCCGTGACCACCCAGCGGCGCCAGCGCGAGGTCCCGCTGGCGGGGTCGCGGCCGCGCCCGGAGGAGTCGGCCGCCCGCCTGGACGCGACGGCGCTGGCGGCGAGCGGCCGGCGGATCGGGGCGGTCGCCGTGGCCGTCGCGGTGCTGGCGCCGGCGGCCGTGCCCGGCCTCACCCCGCGCGGCTTCCTCGACCTCGGCGGCGGGACGGGCGACGGCACCCAGACGGTCACGACGCCGGACCCGCTGGTCAGCCTGAAGCGGGAGCTGACCCGGCTCGACGACTCGGTCGTCCTCACCTACCGGACGGACGACCGGCGGGGACCCGACTACCTGCGCCTGTACGCCCTCGACCGGTTCGACGGCGACAGGTGGACCTACAGCCCCCTGCAGAGCAGCTCCCGGGACCGGCTCAACGGGGACCCTCTCCCGCCGCCGCCCGGCCTGACCGTCGCCTCCGCCCGGGAGGTGACGACCAGGGTGGACGTTCGGCCCGAGGTCAGGAACATGACCTTCCTGCCGGTGCCGTACGCGCCGTCCCAGGTGTCGATCAAGGGCGACTGGCGGGTGCACGCGCCGTCCCTCATGATCTACTCGCTGCGCGACTCGGCGGGCGGGCGCTCCTACACCGTGACGAGCATGCGCGCGGAGCCGACGCCCGCGCAGCTGGCCCGGGCGGGCATCTACCCTTCCGAGATCGTCTCGCGGTACACGACGGTGCCGAGGAACATCCCGCGGCAGGTCAGGCAGCTCGCGCACGACGTCACCGACGGCTCGTCGACCGCGCTCGCGCAGGCGGTGAAGCTGCAGCGCTGGTTCACCCGGGACGGCGGGTTCACCTACGACCTGTCGGCCCCGGCTCCGCAGCACGGCAGCGACCTGGTCGACTTCCTCCTGCACAGCAAGCGCGGCTACTGCGAGCAGTTCGCCGCGTCGATGGCGCTGATGGCGCGGATCATCGGCATCCCGTCCCGTGTGGCGATGGGCTACACGCCGGGCTCGGAGGTCAGGCCCGGCGAGTGGGTCGTCCGGTCCCGTGACGCGCACGCGTGGCCGGAGCTCTACTTCCAGGGAACCGGCTGGGTGCGGTTCGAGCCGACGCCGTCGGGCGTCGCCGGGCAGGGCACCGCCGACGTCCCCGCCTACAGCCTCCCCCAGGTCACCGCCGGCGGCGGCGCGGAGGACCTGCCCGAGTCGGCGCCGGAGGCGTCCTCGCCCGAGGACGACGGCTCCGCGTCGCCCAGCGCCGCCGCCCGCCAGCGCGACGACGCCGGCCCCGAGGGCGCCGCGGGCGTCGAGGAGGGCGACGAGGGCGGGTTCTCCGCGGCGCCGTGGCTCGCGGGAGCCGCGCTGGTCGCGCTGCTGATGACGGTCCCGATGATGCTGCGGGCGCTCACCCGGCGCCGCCGCTGGGCCGCGCTGACGGCGCCGCGCGGGCCGGAGGACGGGGCTCCGCCGCGGCGGTCGCCCGCGGGGCCGCCGGACGAGGTGTCGTGGACGCCGGCCGCCGATCCCGCGGAGGCCGCCCACGCCGCGTGGCGGGAGATGCGCGCCGACGCGCTCGACCACGGGCTCGAATGGCGCGCCGGCGACTCGCCGCGCGCCACTGCCCGCCGCCTCGGCGAGCTGCTGGAGCTGGACCCGGACGGCGCGCGGGCCCTCACCCGCATCGCCC